The Sphingopyxis sp. YR583 DNA segment ACGAGGATACGCTCGCGCTCGTCCTGATGGCACTCGGCGACGCCCAGCTCGGCGGACCGATGGCCGAGGCGCTCGACCTGCCACGCGACACGTCGCGCGTTCTGGCGACCGAACTCATCACGGGGCGGATCGCCAAATTCTGGGCCGAGCATGGCGGCAAGCCGCAGGACTAAGCCGCTGGCAATTTTGTTGCGCGCACGCTAAAGGGCCGCATTCCCCATCCCCGTTCGCATCGAGCGAAGTCGAGATGCTCCTCGGCTTGGCGCCATGCTGCGGGGTGTCTCGACTTCGCTCGACACGAACGGGGGAAAGCGTCTAGTTTTCTGTTTCCGCGCCCGAAGGCCCCACCATGCATTTCCTCGACCAAGCCAAGATCTTCATCAAGTCCGGCGACGGCGGCCCCGGTGCCGTGTCGTTCCGGCGCGAGAAATATGTCGAATATGGCGGCCCCGACGGCGGCAACGGCGGCAAGGGCGGCGATATCGTCTTCGAAGCCGTCGCCGGCCTCAACACGCTGATCGACTTTCGTTACACCCAGCATTTCAAGGCGAAGCGCGGCACGCCCGGCGCGGGCCGCGACCGCACCGGCGCGGGCGGCCCCGACCTCGTCATTCAAGTGCCGATCGGCACCCAGATCCTCGACGACGACGAGGATCGCAGCCTGCTCGCCGACCTCACCAAGGAGGGCGAACGCGTCCATTTCCTGCGCGGCGGCGACGGCGGCCGCGGCAACGCCAGCTACAAGACCTCGACCAACCGCGCCCCGCGTCAGCATGGCCCGGGCTGGCCGGGCGAGGAATTGTGGGTGTGGCTGCGCCTCAAGCTGCTCGCCGACGCCGGCCTTGTCGGGCTGCCCAATGCCGGCAAGTCGACCTTTATCAACGCGGTGACCAACGCGCAGGCCAAGGTCGGCGCCTATGCCTTCACGACGCTCCGTCCCCAGCTCGGGGTCGTCAGCCACAAGGGGCATGAATTCGTCGTCGCCGACATTCCCGGCCTGATCGCCGGCGCGGCGGAAGGCGCCGGCGTCGGCGACCGCTTCCTCGGCCATATCGAACGCTGCCGCGTGCTGCTGCACCTCGTCGATGCGAATGACGAAGATGTCGCGACCAGCTATCGCATCGTGCGCGACGAGCTCGAAGCCTATGGCGCCGACTTGGTCGACAAGCCGGTGATCGTCGCGCTCAACAAGACCGACACGCTCGACGACGAGCTGATCGCCGCGCTGTCGGCCGAACTCGAGGCCGAAAGCGGACGCCCGGTGATGGCACTGTCGGGCGCAAGCGGCGCGGGCGTGCCCGCCCTGCTCGACAAGCTGCTCGAGGCGATCGGCCATCCCGAACCGGGCGAGGACGAAAGCGAAGAAGACTCCGGCTGGTCGCCGCTGTAGGAACGAAACCCTACCGCTGGGAATTTCATGCGGAACAACAAGGATTTCGCATGACCGATCGCAACAGGCTTTCCGCGCTTCTCCTCGTCTCGTTGGTAGCGCTGGCCGCGCCAGCGCACGCACAGGAAGGTGATGGGGGCGGAGAAAAGCGCACGCGCATCATTCTCGGCCCGCAGATCTCGCCCACCTGGCCCGGCGCCGACAAGTTCAGCGTCGGCCCCTATGTCGACGTTTCGCGCACCCGCGAAAGCCAGTTCGAATATGAAGCGCCCGACGAGAGCTTCGGGTCGCCGCTCCTTCACTCGGGCAATTTCGCCTTTGGTCCGGCCTTCGGTTTCATCGGCAAGCGCAAGGCGTCCGATATCGGCGCCGATCTGCCCAAGGTCGGCCTGTCGATCGAGGCCGGCGCGTTCGGACAGGTCAATCTGACCCCCGAACTCCGCGTCCGTCTCGAGGGACGCAAGGGGCTGAGCGGTCACAAGGGCTGGACCGGCGAAATCAGCGCCGACTATGTCGCGCGGCAGGGCGACGACTGGCTCTTCTCGATCGGCCCGCGCGTGACGCTCGGCGACAGCAAATATACGCGCGCCTATTTCGGCGTGACTCCGGCCGCCGCGACCACCTCGGGGCTTCCGGCCTATCGCCCGGACGGCGGCATCCAGTCGGTCGGCGTGACCGCGGGCTACCACCGCATGCTCGGAAAAAATTGGGGTATTGCCGTCTATGGCCGTTACGACCGGCTCGTCGGCGATGCGGCGGACTCGCCCGTAACCCGCGAACTCGGCTCGCGCAGCCAACCGTCGGGGGGGATCGCGCTCAGCTATACCTTTGGCGGCAACCGCTAAGCCGGTTTGCCGGGGTGGGCGCCGCCCACCCCGTGCATCTTACAGACCGTCGAGGCCCTTGCTCACCAGAATATTGACCGCAACGCGGCGATTCTGGGCCTTGCCTTCGGGCGTGCTGTTATCGGCCGCCGGGTCGGCTTCGGCCATCCCGGTGGGGGTCAGCATGCGATAGGGCTTCCAGCCACAGGCCTGCTGCAGATGGTTGACGACGCGGCTCGCGCGCTTTTCGCTGAGTTCCTGATTGAACTCCTGGCTTCCCGTCGAATCGGTGTAGCCGACGACGAGCAGCAGCGCGTTGTCCATCCCGTCGGCCTGGCTTGCCGCAGAGCAGAGATCGGCCTTCGCCTGTTCGGTCAGCACGGCCTTGCCGGTGTCGAAGTTCACGTTGGTCGTGCCCTTGACATTATACTGGTCGATATCGCCCACGCGGCTGCGCAGCGCGTCGGTTGCGGCCGTCTGCTCGGCAAAGCGCTGGTCGGTGCCGGTGCGGATCATCGACGCGGTGCGAAGATCCTTGTTCTTCAGCGAAACCTGGCTCGCCGCGAGGCCGCCGCTCCACTGGAGCGTCTCGACGGTGACGGGCAGGCCGTTCAGCAGCGAATCCGCCGCCAGCTTGTTGCTGGCGAGGCCGAGGAAGCCGCCGCTGCCCTTGACGCGGGTTTCGGGGATGATCGACAGGATCGTGTTGTTGCCGTCGGCGGTCGTCACCTGAATCCGGCCTTCGCTGCGCGCCGAGATGATGCCTTCGACCTTGGGGCCCTTGGTCATTTCAGACGCGGGCGGAATCTGGGCGGTTACGGTCGCCATGACGTCGCTGCCCGATGCATCTTGGGCCTCTTGCGACTGCGCCGCTACCCCTATCGTGGCGGTTCCCGCCAGCATCGCCAGCGTCAGCAAAATTCTCGGACTCTTGGAAACGGCGCCCATATACTTCTCCTTCAAACTGCCGCCCGCGCAGGTGGGCCCGCGTATTCGCGTGGTCCGTTCTGGGACAAGATTACTCGCGGCAGGGGCGAAAGTTGCGCAGGCCATCGGGCGCACGGCACGGACGGCCGATAAAGCCGTGTCTGAAAAGCGTAATTTTTTTGGCCCGAAAATTTACGCAGGGAGAAATTCCGCGACATTTCGGAACGGCCGTCGCCCCTTCCGGCGCGGCGACGGCTCCCTCTCGTCGATCGATCTCCTGCTTGCGGAACCGATAATTACAATATATTGCGCAATATATTGTATAATTCGCATCGCAGGCAGGAAAACGAATGAATATTCGACATTGGGCACTAATCCTCGCCGCGACGGCATCCTCGTTGGTAAGCACCGCCGCAGCCCAGGACGCGCCGTTCACGGCCGCCGACAAGCGTGCCGTCGTCGAACAGCTCGGGCAAACGCTCGAGGCGAATTATGTCTTTCCCGAAAAGGCCAAGACCATCGCCGCGACGCTGCGCCGCCACCTCGATGCCGGCGATTATGACGCCGCGCCCGACCGGCGCGCGCTCGCGAGCAAGCTGACCGACGATCTGATCGCCGCATCGAGCGACCTGCATTTCGCGGTCGGGGTCGATCCCCTATGGGTTGCCGACTATGCCGCAAAGCAGGATCCCGCGCGCGTCGCCGCACTGCGCGAAGAGGAACGACGCGACGAGGCGCGTAAGAATTTCGGCTTTGCCGGGCTCCGTTATCTCGACGGCAATATCGCCTATATCGACCTGACGCACTTCGCCGACCCCGAACTCGGCTATGATGCCGCCGCCGCGGCGATGCGCTTTATCGAGAATGGCGACGCGGTGATTTACGACCTGCGCTACAATAATGGCGGCCATCTGGAGATGGCGCAGCTCCTCGCAAGCCAGCTTTTTCGCGGCGACAAGGATGTGGAGCTGTTCGACTATTATTACACGCTCGACGGCCGCCGCGTCGAACGCGGCCAGTGGGTTCTCCCCGCGCTCCCCGCGAAACGCCTGACAGGAAAACCCGTCTACGTTCTGACGGGTTCGACCAGCTTTTCCGCCGCTGAATGGTTCGCCTACACGTTGAAGAAGCTCGGCCGAGCGACACTGGTCGGCGAACGCACCGCAGGCGGCGCGCATCCGGTCGACCGCAAGCCCGTCGGCACCGACTTCTTCCTGCAAGTGCCGATCGGCCAGATTCGCGATCCCGTCGATCGCAGCGATTTTGAGGGGCGGGGCGTGACGCCCGATCATCCGGTCGCGTCCGCCGATGCGCTCGCCGTCGCGCACCGCCTCGCGCTCGCCGATTTGGCGAAGGCGGACCCGGCGAAACGTGCCGAGGCCGACTGGCTCGCGCCCGAACTCTCCAAACGCCCCCAGCCATCGGCCACCGCGCTCAAGGCCGTTGCCGGCCGTTACGAAGGACGGCGCATCGACCTTGTCGACGGCAAATTGCTCTACACCTGGCGCGGCCGCTTCCGCCTGATGCTCGAACCGCTCGCCGGCGACCTGCTCGGACTTGAGGGGGTGCGCGACTTCCGCTTCCGTATTGTGCGCAAAGGCGGCAAGGTCACCGCGCTCGAACGCATCGACCGTGACGGAACCACCCAAAGCTATGCCCGCCTCGACTGACATATCGACCGATCTCGACGATATCACCTTCCTCGGCCGCCTCAGCGAAGCGCTGAGCCAGCGGATCGAGGAGCAGACGCGTCCGCTGTTCGACGACGCCGGCATCACCGTCCCCGTTCGGTCCTGCTCGCTGCTCGCGGCGTTGAACGAGGCGGGCGAAGCCACGGCCGCCGACCTCGCCCGCAAGCTCGGCCAGTCGCACCAGCTGGTGATCCAGAAATGCCCCGCGTTGCTTCGCCTCGGGGTCATCACGCAGCACGCCGACCCCGCCGACGCGCGGCGCAAGATTTTCCGGCTGACCGAAACCGGCCATGACCAGCTCCGCCGTATCGATGCCTATAGTGTGCGGATCAGCGAGGTGTATCGCGCGCTCTTCGAAGAGGTTGGCGACACCCATGGCGCGATCCTGAAAACGCTGCGCGCGCTCGCCGAAAAACCGCTCGGCGAACGGTTCAAGCGATAGTCAAAGGCTACGGCACATCACCAGCGCATCGACGAAACCCAGCGACGGATGATCGAACGCGCCCGGCAGGCGGCCGACCATTTCGAACCCCAGCGACTGCCACAATCCGACCGCGCGAACATTGCTGCTGACGACGAAATTGAACTGCATAGCGCGAAAGCCGCGAAGCTTCGCATGGTCGATCGAATGCAGCGCCATCGTCCGCGCAACCCCGCGCCCGGTCGCAGCGGCGGCGGTCATATAGCCGGCATTACAGACATGGCGCCCGCCGCCCGCCTGATTCGCGCGCAGATAATAGGTGCCGAGGACGACACCTTCGCCTTCGGCGACGAACGTCTCTTTGTCCGCCCCGAACCAGTAAGCGAGCGCATCGGCCTCGCGCATGTCGCGATCGAGCGTATAGGTCTCGCCCGCGCGGATCACCGGCTCCAATATGCGCCAGATCGCGGCGGCGTCCGCATGGGTGGCCGGCCGGATGATCATTGGAACGGCGCGAGTATCTCGTCGGTCACCCGCAGCGGCCGGCCGCTCGCCTTGTCGAGCAGCGCCCACACCGTCCGCGCCCGGACATGCACCTTCCCGTCGGCGCCGGTGAACTCCATGAAGCGGTCGAACTTCGCCCCCTGCGGCTTGTCGGCGACCCACGTCCGCGCAGTCACCGTCTCGCCGGGGCCGAGCGCGCGCAGATAATCGATCTCGTGCCGTACCACGACCCAGACAAAAGCGTCCTTGTGGCCCTGCGGCGCCGCAGCGTCCCAATGCCCCGTCGCGACCTGCTGGATCCACTGGACCCAGACGGCATTGTTGACATGGCCCAACTCGTCGATGCTCTCGGGCGTCGCGGTAAGTTCGAGCGTGAACTCCCTCATGCGAGTTCGACGGTGGTCACCATATAGCCCGCATCGCGCAGCGAGGCGACGAGGCTGTCGAGATGCTCGCGGTCGCGCGCCTCGCACTCGATGTCGGTGATCAGGCCCTTCGCCGGCAACGTGGTGAAGATCCGCTGGTGATAGATTTCGATGATGTTGACCTGCTTCTCGTCGAACAGCTTCATCACCTTGAACAGCGCGCCCGGACGATCCTGCAAGCGGATGCGCAGGCGCGCGATACGCCCCGAACGCGCGAGGTCGCGCAGCAGCACGTTGGCGAGCAGGCGCGTGTCGATATTGCCGCCGGTCAGCACCAGCCCGACCTTGCGCCCCTTGAACTCTTCCGGATGCGCGAGCATCGCCGCAAGCCCTGCCGCGCCAGCGCCCTCGACCACGGTCTTTTCGATCTGGAGCAACAGGCTCACCGCACGTTCCAGATGCCGCTCCGCCACCAGCACGATATCGTCGTTGAGGTCGGCGACGATCTTGCGCGTGTAGGCACCCGGTTCCTTCACCGCGATGCCCTCGGCCAGCGTATCGCCCTCGCACGCCATATCGACGCCGTTCAGCTCGGCATACATCGACGGGTAAAGCTCGGCCTGCACACCGATCAGCCGCATGTCGTTCTTGATCCCGCGCGCCGCGGTGCCCATGCCGGCGAGCAGCCCGCCGCCGCCGATCGGCACGATCAGCGTGTCGAGTTCGGGTACATCCTCGAGCATTTCGAGCGCCACCGTCCCCTGCCCCGCCGCGACATGCGGATGGTCGAAAGGATGGACGAAGGTCAGCCCGCGCTCGACTTCGAGCACGCGCGCGTGCGCATAGGCATCGTCGAACGTCTCGCCGTGCAGCACGATCGTCGCGCCATGGCTCGCGGTCTGCGACACCTTCACCTGCGGCGTCGTGCTCGGCATCACGATCGTGACGGGTACGCCAAGGCGCTTGCCATGATAGGCAAGGCCCTGCGCATGATTGCCCGCCGACGCCGCGATCGCGCCGCGCGCCTTGGCTTCGTCGCTGAGCAACAGCAGCGCAT contains these protein-coding regions:
- a CDS encoding threonine ammonia-lyase, coding for MTDQLTLTPAADLPALTLDDVRAAAGRINGAVVRTPTLHSQTLSELVGAEVWLKFENLQFTAAYKERGALNALLLLSDEAKARGAIAASAGNHAQGLAYHGKRLGVPVTIVMPSTTPQVKVSQTASHGATIVLHGETFDDAYAHARVLEVERGLTFVHPFDHPHVAAGQGTVALEMLEDVPELDTLIVPIGGGGLLAGMGTAARGIKNDMRLIGVQAELYPSMYAELNGVDMACEGDTLAEGIAVKEPGAYTRKIVADLNDDIVLVAERHLERAVSLLLQIEKTVVEGAGAAGLAAMLAHPEEFKGRKVGLVLTGGNIDTRLLANVLLRDLARSGRIARLRIRLQDRPGALFKVMKLFDEKQVNIIEIYHQRIFTTLPAKGLITDIECEARDREHLDSLVASLRDAGYMVTTVELA
- a CDS encoding S41 family peptidase; protein product: MNIRHWALILAATASSLVSTAAAQDAPFTAADKRAVVEQLGQTLEANYVFPEKAKTIAATLRRHLDAGDYDAAPDRRALASKLTDDLIAASSDLHFAVGVDPLWVADYAAKQDPARVAALREEERRDEARKNFGFAGLRYLDGNIAYIDLTHFADPELGYDAAAAAMRFIENGDAVIYDLRYNNGGHLEMAQLLASQLFRGDKDVELFDYYYTLDGRRVERGQWVLPALPAKRLTGKPVYVLTGSTSFSAAEWFAYTLKKLGRATLVGERTAGGAHPVDRKPVGTDFFLQVPIGQIRDPVDRSDFEGRGVTPDHPVASADALAVAHRLALADLAKADPAKRAEADWLAPELSKRPQPSATALKAVAGRYEGRRIDLVDGKLLYTWRGRFRLMLEPLAGDLLGLEGVRDFRFRIVRKGGKVTALERIDRDGTTQSYARLD
- the obgE gene encoding GTPase ObgE — translated: MHFLDQAKIFIKSGDGGPGAVSFRREKYVEYGGPDGGNGGKGGDIVFEAVAGLNTLIDFRYTQHFKAKRGTPGAGRDRTGAGGPDLVIQVPIGTQILDDDEDRSLLADLTKEGERVHFLRGGDGGRGNASYKTSTNRAPRQHGPGWPGEELWVWLRLKLLADAGLVGLPNAGKSTFINAVTNAQAKVGAYAFTTLRPQLGVVSHKGHEFVVADIPGLIAGAAEGAGVGDRFLGHIERCRVLLHLVDANDEDVATSYRIVRDELEAYGADLVDKPVIVALNKTDTLDDELIAALSAELEAESGRPVMALSGASGAGVPALLDKLLEAIGHPEPGEDESEEDSGWSPL
- a CDS encoding OmpA family protein; protein product: MGAVSKSPRILLTLAMLAGTATIGVAAQSQEAQDASGSDVMATVTAQIPPASEMTKGPKVEGIISARSEGRIQVTTADGNNTILSIIPETRVKGSGGFLGLASNKLAADSLLNGLPVTVETLQWSGGLAASQVSLKNKDLRTASMIRTGTDQRFAEQTAATDALRSRVGDIDQYNVKGTTNVNFDTGKAVLTEQAKADLCSAASQADGMDNALLLVVGYTDSTGSQEFNQELSEKRASRVVNHLQQACGWKPYRMLTPTGMAEADPAADNSTPEGKAQNRRVAVNILVSKGLDGL
- a CDS encoding GNAT family N-acetyltransferase yields the protein MIIRPATHADAAAIWRILEPVIRAGETYTLDRDMREADALAYWFGADKETFVAEGEGVVLGTYYLRANQAGGGRHVCNAGYMTAAAATGRGVARTMALHSIDHAKLRGFRAMQFNFVVSSNVRAVGLWQSLGFEMVGRLPGAFDHPSLGFVDALVMCRSL
- a CDS encoding MipA/OmpV family protein, translating into MTDRNRLSALLLVSLVALAAPAHAQEGDGGGEKRTRIILGPQISPTWPGADKFSVGPYVDVSRTRESQFEYEAPDESFGSPLLHSGNFAFGPAFGFIGKRKASDIGADLPKVGLSIEAGAFGQVNLTPELRVRLEGRKGLSGHKGWTGEISADYVARQGDDWLFSIGPRVTLGDSKYTRAYFGVTPAAATTSGLPAYRPDGGIQSVGVTAGYHRMLGKNWGIAVYGRYDRLVGDAADSPVTRELGSRSQPSGGIALSYTFGGNR
- a CDS encoding MarR family winged helix-turn-helix transcriptional regulator; the encoded protein is MPASTDISTDLDDITFLGRLSEALSQRIEEQTRPLFDDAGITVPVRSCSLLAALNEAGEATAADLARKLGQSHQLVIQKCPALLRLGVITQHADPADARRKIFRLTETGHDQLRRIDAYSVRISEVYRALFEEVGDTHGAILKTLRALAEKPLGERFKR
- a CDS encoding acyl-CoA thioesterase — encoded protein: MREFTLELTATPESIDELGHVNNAVWVQWIQQVATGHWDAAAPQGHKDAFVWVVVRHEIDYLRALGPGETVTARTWVADKPQGAKFDRFMEFTGADGKVHVRARTVWALLDKASGRPLRVTDEILAPFQ